A single genomic interval of Paludisphaera mucosa harbors:
- a CDS encoding ISAs1 family transposase has product MPTPEPDPSPPSVRLHDHFASLADPRRRKVMHPLINVVAIAVCAVVAGADDFVSIALWGRERRDWLSKFLDLSAGVPLHDRFNAIFRALDTRAFEACLLGWIAALHEATAGRVVAIDGKTLRGSFDRASGKSAIYMVSAWATDARLSLGQVVVDAKSNEITAIPELLELEGCLVTIDAMGCQVEIAGAIRDRKADYVLAVKDNQPTLHRGVEGHFLGHMEDDFATVAVTRHETKEKGHGRADHRAYYVCDAPADLPDRERWPGLAAIGVAINVSTRDGKPSDAVRYYILSRRLDARAFAEAVRGHWGIEIPRPEDPRSDSLCAVGRADYHRRRRPVGVGRVERHPLSGPRRHLMLDSESNCVPPRPRHLRRTH; this is encoded by the coding sequence ATGCCGACGCCCGAGCCCGACCCCTCGCCCCCTTCCGTACGCCTCCACGACCACTTCGCGAGCCTCGCCGACCCGCGGCGGCGCAAGGTTATGCACCCGCTGATCAACGTCGTCGCCATCGCGGTCTGCGCCGTCGTCGCCGGGGCCGACGACTTCGTCTCCATCGCATTGTGGGGCCGCGAGCGGCGCGACTGGCTGTCGAAGTTCCTCGACCTCTCCGCCGGGGTCCCGTTGCACGACCGCTTCAACGCCATCTTCCGCGCGCTCGACACGAGGGCCTTCGAGGCCTGCCTGCTGGGCTGGATCGCCGCGCTCCACGAGGCGACCGCAGGTCGGGTCGTGGCGATCGACGGCAAGACGTTGCGCGGGAGTTTCGACCGGGCCTCGGGCAAGTCGGCGATCTACATGGTCTCGGCCTGGGCGACGGACGCCCGGCTGAGCCTAGGGCAGGTGGTCGTCGACGCGAAGTCGAACGAGATCACGGCGATCCCCGAACTCCTGGAGCTTGAGGGCTGCCTGGTCACGATCGACGCGATGGGCTGCCAGGTCGAGATCGCCGGGGCGATCCGCGATCGGAAGGCCGACTACGTCCTGGCCGTGAAGGACAATCAGCCGACGCTGCACCGCGGGGTCGAGGGCCACTTCCTGGGGCACATGGAGGACGACTTCGCCACGGTCGCCGTGACGCGGCACGAGACGAAGGAGAAGGGGCACGGCCGGGCCGACCACCGGGCCTACTACGTCTGCGACGCCCCGGCCGACCTCCCCGACCGCGAGCGATGGCCCGGCCTGGCGGCGATCGGCGTCGCGATCAACGTCTCGACGCGCGACGGGAAGCCGAGCGACGCGGTGCGGTACTACATCCTGAGCCGCCGCCTCGACGCCCGGGCGTTCGCCGAGGCCGTGCGAGGCCACTGGGGGATCGAGATCCCCCGGCCAGAAGACCCACGAAGCGACAGCTTGTGCGCCGTCGGAAGGGCCGATTACCATCGCCGTAGACGCCCTGTTGGCGTTGGCCGCGTGGAGCGACACCCGCTCTCAGGACCACGGAGGCACCTCATGCTCGACAGCGAATCCAACTGCGTCCCCCCCCGCCCACGGCATCTCCGCCGGACCCACTGA
- a CDS encoding recombinase family protein codes for MTTLSHDAPASPKLKSWHLDRSAVVYIRQSTPQQVLEHQESTARQYALTDRAVDLGWSRPQVHVIDDDLGKSGRSIEGRAGFQRLLAEVALDRVGLILGLEMSRLARSCKDWHHLIDLCARFRVLLADAESIYDPTEYSDRLLLGLTGMMNEAELHVLKQRMYQGKLNKARRGELVVAVPVGYVKSPAGEVALDPDEQVQEIVRTVFDQFDRQGTVHGVLRHLIACGIRMPLRRRGGPDRGELDWRPPCRETVRHILRHPIYAGAYIYGFRPVDPRRRKPGSPNSGRESGLAAEECQVFLRDRHPAYISWDRFETNRRRMAANRSRVESPGAVRDGAALLAGVVRCGRCGRRMYVRYRRSGGRPTYVCSTLRSDYGLPLRQSVSVVDAEAWVAQEVLEALQPAALDASLEAASRVDEQRRQAIRDWERRVERARYEADRAGRQYHACEPENRLVGRTLERRWDEALQAVRKVEEGFDRFLGAQPRVLGEADRERIRRLAAEIPTLWHAPTTTNADRRRIVRLLIERVVLTLNSEDDHVVVRVEWAGGAVRQRMLRREVFGYKKQQQWKPLSGRLAALHGRGETPNAIATILDREGFRPPKRATRFTGGIVRRLLHEIELRPRVPRSAAAGALSSGEVWLHDLAQTLALSPYTLHGWRKKGWLHARQSGGRGGPWAVWIDATELDRLRGLKEYPRLWNHQEQLARLRTPGPRDD; via the coding sequence ATGACCACCCTCTCGCATGACGCGCCAGCGTCCCCCAAGCTCAAGTCCTGGCATCTCGACCGGTCCGCCGTCGTCTACATCCGGCAGTCGACGCCGCAGCAGGTCCTCGAGCATCAGGAATCCACGGCCCGCCAATACGCCTTGACCGACCGGGCCGTCGACCTGGGATGGTCGCGGCCCCAGGTCCACGTGATCGACGACGACCTGGGCAAGAGCGGGCGATCGATCGAAGGCCGGGCGGGGTTCCAGCGGTTGCTCGCCGAGGTCGCCCTGGATCGGGTGGGGTTGATCCTCGGCCTGGAGATGAGCCGGCTGGCCCGATCCTGCAAGGATTGGCACCACTTGATCGATCTCTGCGCCCGATTCCGCGTCCTGCTCGCCGACGCGGAATCGATCTACGACCCGACCGAATACTCGGATCGCCTCCTGCTCGGGCTGACCGGCATGATGAATGAAGCCGAGCTGCACGTCCTCAAACAGAGGATGTATCAGGGGAAATTGAACAAGGCCCGTCGCGGGGAGTTGGTGGTCGCCGTCCCGGTCGGGTATGTGAAGTCGCCGGCCGGAGAGGTCGCCCTGGACCCGGACGAGCAGGTCCAGGAGATCGTCCGCACGGTCTTCGATCAGTTCGATCGGCAGGGGACGGTTCATGGCGTCCTCCGCCACCTGATCGCCTGCGGAATCCGGATGCCGTTGCGTCGTCGCGGCGGGCCCGATCGCGGGGAGCTGGACTGGCGTCCCCCATGCCGGGAGACCGTCCGCCACATCCTCCGGCACCCCATCTATGCCGGTGCTTACATCTATGGGTTTCGTCCGGTCGATCCGCGACGCCGGAAGCCCGGCAGTCCCAATAGCGGCCGCGAGAGCGGGCTGGCGGCGGAGGAGTGCCAGGTCTTCCTGAGGGACCGGCACCCGGCGTATATCAGTTGGGACCGGTTCGAGACGAACCGGAGGCGGATGGCGGCGAACCGGTCGCGAGTCGAGTCGCCCGGCGCGGTGCGGGACGGGGCCGCCTTGCTGGCGGGGGTCGTGCGGTGCGGGCGATGCGGGCGTCGGATGTACGTGCGCTACAGGCGGAGCGGCGGTCGTCCCACGTACGTCTGCAGCACGCTGCGATCGGACTATGGCCTACCCCTGCGTCAATCGGTCTCGGTGGTCGACGCCGAGGCCTGGGTCGCCCAGGAGGTCCTGGAGGCTTTGCAACCGGCGGCCCTGGACGCCAGCCTCGAGGCCGCGTCACGGGTCGATGAGCAGCGACGTCAAGCGATCCGCGACTGGGAGCGTCGAGTCGAGCGGGCGCGATACGAGGCCGATCGGGCCGGCCGGCAATACCACGCCTGCGAGCCGGAGAATCGCCTGGTGGGCCGCACCCTGGAGCGTCGCTGGGACGAGGCGTTGCAGGCCGTCCGAAAGGTGGAGGAGGGCTTCGATCGTTTCCTCGGGGCGCAGCCGCGAGTCTTGGGCGAGGCCGACCGGGAGCGGATCCGCCGCCTGGCCGCGGAAATCCCGACCTTGTGGCATGCCCCCACGACGACGAACGCGGACCGCCGCCGGATCGTGAGGCTCCTCATCGAACGGGTGGTGCTGACCTTGAATTCAGAAGATGATCATGTCGTAGTGCGTGTCGAATGGGCCGGAGGTGCGGTGCGGCAGCGGATGCTGCGGCGGGAAGTCTTCGGATATAAAAAGCAACAGCAATGGAAACCGCTGTCAGGGCGACTCGCGGCTCTGCATGGTCGGGGAGAGACGCCGAACGCGATCGCGACGATCCTCGACCGGGAAGGATTTCGGCCGCCGAAGCGGGCGACCCGTTTCACGGGCGGGATTGTACGACGGCTGCTCCATGAGATTGAGCTGAGGCCGCGCGTGCCGCGCTCGGCGGCGGCGGGCGCCCTGTCGTCGGGCGAGGTGTGGTTGCACGACCTGGCGCAGACCCTGGCCTTATCGCCGTATACGCTGCACGGCTGGCGGAAGAAAGGCTGGCTGCACGCGCGCCAATCGGGTGGGCGTGGCGGCCCCTGGGCGGTGTGGATCGACGCGACCGAGCTGGACCGGCTGCGGGGCTTGAAAGAATATCCCCGACTCTGGAATCATCAGGAGCAGCTGGCCCGATTGCGGACGCCCGGGCCGCGTGACGATTGA